From Aedes albopictus strain Foshan chromosome 1, AalbF5, whole genome shotgun sequence, one genomic window encodes:
- the LOC134288649 gene encoding uncharacterized protein LOC134288649, which yields MLTALPAVICKFREREVGFGADIKEMYHQLRIRDEDKRAQRFLFRNDPSEKPTVYVMDVATFGSTSSPCSAQYVKNLNAKEFAGQFPAAAVAIVENHYVDDYFDSVDTIEEAVKRAEEVRYVHSRSGFELRNWVSNSEEFLDAMGERKEDQCVRFSEDKESGSERVLGIVWSPASDEFSFSTKLRDNLEPFLSGEKLPTKRILLSCVMSFFDPLGLLSIFTFYGKLLIQDLWRTGCEWDQQIDEECAEKWSNWIRRLPEVDEVRIPRYYFRGGFSLRYDSLQLHVFVDASQDAYGAVAYIRIETATGPLCSLVMARSKVAPLQHMSIPRLELQAAVLGARLANSVGETISLEVKKRFMWSDSKTVLSWIHSDHRRYKQFVAYRIGEIHSLTKLAEWRWVPTKCNVADALTNWEKAHSLRPSGPWFRGPDFLYQPEGFWPEQEAVTPNTSEETRACLHFHEIGVTEPMVDPLRFSKWKILVQTVACVYRFASNCRRKRDGLEIEVVLATAKISSVVKKHVRTKLVPLKRDEYRKAEAYLWRSAQADRFGDEVCALTKNQEQSHQQQQQQQVEKSSSLYSLSPFLDAEGVLRMEGRAAQGSSLPFELRFPIILPKKHPVTDKLLEHYHQQVAHGNTETAVNEIRQRFYVQNLRAELKRIGRMCVWCKVQKCRPSNPRMAPLPESRVTPHLPPFSHTGVDYCGPLTVTVGRRSEKRYICLFTCMTTWAVHLEVAHSLTTQACLMAIRRFVCRRGKPLEFYSDNGTNFQAASKAIVQRIEIESEDEFTDSRTRWNFNPPSAPHMGGVWERLVRSVKAALTVLNDGRTITDEVLLTTIAEAEDLINSRPLTYVGLEPGAEGALTPNHFVRGVGAISEERSVPATSEAEALRDRYKRSQRLADKLWTRWVSEYLPSINQRTKWLSESPPLACGDLVYITDEAVRKSWIRGIVTDVYPGADGRIRQAMVETSKGKFRRPVTRLAVLEVQEGKSGAAEEPHQSYGRGCVGTAPYHPSTAQPLRNIRSTQGKTTPVDG from the coding sequence ATGCTGACTGCCCTGCCGGCGGTGATATGCAAGTTTCGGGAGCGAGAAGTCGGTTTCGGAGCAGACATAAAGGAGATGTACCACCAGCTGCGGATTCGAGATGAGGACAAGCGAGCGCAAAGGTTTCTGTTTCGAAACGATCCGTCGGAGAAGCCGACAGTGTATGTGATGGACGTAGCCACTTTTGGGTCAACGAGCTCGCCATGCTCGGCGCAGTACGTCAAGAACCTGAACGCGAAGGAGTTTGCGGGACAATTCCCAGCGGCGGCGGTGGCCATCGTCGAAAACCACTACGTCGACGATTATTTCGACAGCGTAGACACGATCGAGGAAGCTGTGAAACGAGCGGAGGAAGTACGATACGTCCACTCCAGAAGCGGTTTTGAGCTCCGCAACTGGGTCTCCAATTCCGAAGAGTTCCTGGATGCGATGGGAGAGCGAAAAGAGGATCAGTGCGTGCGGTTCAGCGAGGATAAGGAGTCCGGATCCGAGCGAGTACTGGGGATCGTGTGGAGCCCGGCAAGCGACGAATTCTCGTTCTCCACCAAATTGAGAGACAATCTGGAGCCGTTCCTGTCCGGCGAGAAGCTGCCGACCAAAAGGATCCTGTTGAGCTGCGTGATGAGCTTTTTCGACCCGTTAGGACTGTTGTCCATTTTCACGTTCTATGGGAAGCTGCTGATTCAGGACCTGTGGCGTACTGGATGTGAGTGGGACCAGCAGATCGATGAAGAGTGTGCGGAGAAGTGGAGTAACTGGATACGGAGGCTTCCAGAAGTCGACGAAGTGCGCATTCCCCGCTACTATTTCCGTGGCGGATTTTCACTGCGATACGACAGCCTACAGCTGCACGTTTTCGTAGACGCTAGCCAGGACGCGTACGGTGCCGTGGCGTACATCCGCATCGAGACGGCCACCGGGCCGTTATGCTCGCTCGTGATGGCGAGATCTAAGGTAGCACCGCTGCAGCACATGTCCATACCGCGACTGGAGCTGCAAGCTGCAGTGTTAGGAGCGAGGCTGGCGAACTCCGTCGGCGAGACGATTTCGTTGGAGGTAAAGAAGCGTTTCATGTGGTCCGACTCGAAGACCGTGCTGTCGTGGATCCACTCCGACCACCGTCGGTACAAGCAGTTTGTGGCGTACCGGATCGGCGAGATCCACAGTCTAACGAAGCTTGCGGAATGGAGATGGGTGCCGACGAAGTGCAACGTGGCCGACGCTTTAACGAATTGGGAAAAGGCGCACAGCCTGCGACCAAGCGGACCATGGTTTCGTGGCCCAGACTTTCTGTACCAGCCGGAGGGTTTTTGGCCGGAGCAAGAGGCAGTGACACCGAACACTAGCGAGGAGACCCGAGCGTGTTTGCATTTCCACGAAATTGGAGTCACTGAGCCGATGGTGGACCCGCTGCGGTTTTCGAAGTGGAAGATTCTGGTCCAGACGGTAGCGTGCGTCTACCGTTTTGCATCGAACTGCAGAAGGAAAAGAGATGGGCTGGAGATCGAAGTCGTACTGGCCACTGCAAAAATCAGCAGCGTTGTGAAGAAGCATGTGCGAACGAAGCTAGTGCCGCTGAAGCGGGACGAATATCGGAAGGCGGAGGCGTATCTGTGGAGGTCGGCCCAAGCCGATCGCTTCGGAGACGAGGTGTGCGCATTGACGAAGAACCAGGAGCAgtcgcaccagcagcagcagcagcagcaagtggAGAAGAGCAGTAGCCTGTACAGCTTGAGCCCGTTCCTGGACGCCGAGGGTGTACTACGGATGGAAGGCAGAGCGGCGCAAGGATCGTCGCTACCATTCGAGCTGCGGTTCCCGATTATTTTGCCGAAAAAGCATCCGGTGACCGACAAGCTGCTCGAGCACTATCATCAGCAAGTAGCTCACGGGAACACGGAGACCGCAGTCAACGAAATTCGGCAGCGTTTCTACGTCCAGAATCTGCGAGCGGAACTGAAGAGGATCGGAAGAATGTGTGTCTGGTGCAAGGTGCAGAAGTGTCGCCCGTCGAACCCGAGGATGGCTCCGTTGCCGGAGTCGCGAGTAACGCCGCATCTGCCACCGTTTAGCCACACCGGCGTGGACTACTGTGGACCGCTGACTGTTACTGTCGGCCGCAGATCAGAGAAGAGGTACATCTGCCTGTTCACCTGCATGACGACGTGGGCTGTCCACCTTGAGGTTGCTCACAGCCTGACGACTCAAGCGTGTCTGATGGCCATACGGCGTTTCGTGTGTCGCAGAGGGAAGCCGCTAGAGTTCTACTCGGACAACGGCACGAACTTCCAAGCGGCAAGCAAGGCGATCGTGCAGCGGATTGAGATCGAGTCAGAGGACGAATTCACGGATTCCAGGACCCGCTGGAATTTCAACCCGCCCAGCGCACCTCACATGGGTGgggtttgggagcgattggttcgcTCCGTGAAGGCAGCACTGACCGTGCTGAACGACGGGCGGACGATAACGGACGAAGTGCTACTGACGACGATAGCGGAGGCCGAAGACCTCATAAACTCCCGGCCACTAACGTACGTTGGCCTGGAACCAGGAGCGGAGGGAGCGTTGACGCCGAACCACTTTGTTCGCGGCGTTGGCGCAATCAGCGAGGAGCGTTCTGTTCCAGCGACGAGTGAAGCCGAAGCACTCCGAGACCGCTACAAGCGGTCACAGCGACTGGCGGACAAGCTTTGGACTCGGTGGGTGTCCGAGTATCTGCCATCCATCAACCAGCGGACGAAGTGGCTCTCCGAGTCGCCGCCACTAGCGTGTGGTGATCTAGTGTACATCACCGATGAGGCCGTGCGGAAGAGCTGGATCCGGGGCATCGTGACGGACGTCTACCCGGGAGCGGACGGCAGAATCCGGCAGGCCATGGTCGAGACGAGCAAGGGTAAGTTTAGGAGGCCGGTGACCAGACTGGCTGTGCTCGAGGTACAGGAGGGTAAATCCGGTGCAGCCGAGGAGCCCCACCAGAGTTACGGGAGGGGGTGTGTTGGCACAGCCCCGTACCACCCGTCGACAGCGCAACCACTGCGCAACATACGTTCCACGCAGGGCAAGACAACACCGGTGGATGGATAA